Sequence from the Phragmites australis chromosome 11, lpPhrAust1.1, whole genome shotgun sequence genome:
CCGAATGCTAGTTAAACATGCAAgtcagtgaaagtttgcaaaaggtcATCATATGTtttgtttctagttttacactagtctTTTACTTATTATTATGGTCTCCTCGAGTAGTAACTCGAGAGCCATATATCTAACAATTTGTCTAGTTGACTTTTCATATATCAATGGATAATCGATCAATAAGTCTTAAAGGTGGTCTACACACCTACGGATCAATATGGCATCGAatcatgctaactctatttcatcgataaggaaatagtgaCAATAGTATGTTAGATAGGCAAAGTATCATCAACGTTTCATTACAATCATTAAACAAAAGCATACCAAAAAGCCTACTACTCGACTAAGGAGAAAGTTTTGGTGATATCCATTTACAAGAACACCATTTGAAATTCCCCTGAAGGGATTTTATGATCCTGTAAACATCGTCATGATAGGAAACTTCAAGCACATCATAATCGTCCTGGTGGTAAGCTAAGTTCACTCGACGGAAGTTGAGAATTCGACTAGGGTTGGTAACTCTGGGCACTGATGGTAAAGCTTCAGAGGTCATGCCCAGCAGAATTGATCTTTCTTTCGCCCAAGGAATGGCCTAACATTCTAGTGGCTCCCAAATATCATTACCAAACGCGTTGAGGGAAACTAGCGTCAATGCATTGTGCCAGGCTAGATCATCAATTTGCTCACCAACCTTCAGGAAAAATGCGCGAGATTCGACCGGGAGCAGTTGAGAACCATTCAGACCAGGTTTCCAGATCTCAAACTCGAGCATCAATTGTTCCAATGTCACCACAGCTCCCGATGAATCCCTTAAAGCCACTCCATCTAGAAAATCTAAAATACGCCACCAAAACTTGCCACTAGAGATCTGAAACCACCGTGGTGGTTTGTTGATAAGATAAATGTGCACTTCCTTCATCATCTGAATATGAAAGCACGGCATCCTCagaacaatgatgatgaataatttccCATCCTTGCGCACTGCAAACCACTCTAGGTTCACCAGAACACATCATAGGAAAGCAATGGGAGATTACAAAACCATCCGGTCACTGGGTTAACTACTCTACCTTTGATCTAATGCCCTCGCTCGATGATGATCAAGAGCCCGTTCAAGGCCCCAATCATATCCCAGCTGTCACTGACTAAACGTTAAAAACGAAGGTCAAAAACTGCTTCACTTCCCAAGCGATGGACCTCCACTAAGCCATCCTCATGCAGAATGGTCCTTTCATGATCCAAGGAGTAAATTCCATCGTACTACGCACTTCATGCCATGAGGAGCATACACAATGgaagaaggaaaaatattttgGATGCTTCAATTTGTTGGAGATAGTGTCGAGCACCCCCAAAGGCAAAGTCGCTCAATCTGGAGTTTCCGCCATAAGATCCAAAGTGAAAGATGAAGTCTTTTGAGTGGAAGGCGAGCAATGGTGGATGAGTTCGAAGGGAAAGACCGCAGAGGAGGCAACGAGGCTAAGACAATGATGGTGAAGTTTACCTTCAGATAATTAAATAGGCCTTGCTTCAAGATGCTTGGAAATTGTTTCCACTTCAGATAAAAATTGTGGCACCTCGATCAGCGTGAAAAGTGGCATGACGACgacgtgcgaatctctgcacgctCACCTATATTCTGTGGGCATTAAATACTCTTATAcccattgtttcaaattttgaaaggttttttaactctactcagagacaGATGCGAGAAGTCAATATTACTGGCCCTTATCGAGTCTCAAGTGCGGATAACAATAGGGCATTCGACCCAAAAGTCTTTTCACTCGATTCTCAGAGCAGAGCCTCTTCTTATTCGATTCTTTCGACTGTATGTTTGATCTACCTTACTTGACTAGGTTTGGATTTGGTGGTACTCGAATAGGCGCTTGCAGAAATCCTCCCTGCTGAGTatagttagggggctactatcaaatatctaactatggggtatatacgcataaggagtgtACCATATCAGGACGGGGTATGCAATGTGCATACTTGACAACTCCGAATATTACGAAACCGAATTTGCAGTACCTCATAGTCCCGGAatctagaaggtgtatactatTAAGGTctcgattgcttacccaactcgagaagactagtattataatagatttatctacttggatgacAAGAATGACTTCCTATcgactatggttggatagaaggTGATACATCAGccctatataaggcgaggaTCCAGATCCCCCAGGAGAGGCTCTTTTTTTCGGCtactcaaggcaagcatcaagaccttgACACAGAAGTGACTTGgagactttagccctaggttagactaaatccgatctactccttgtaatagatcATCCATATTGCATGTACTCGAGTGAgtacatatatataatcatccacacagaacatagggtattacttcaACCGGGGGTCCAAACCcgtatacatcgtgtgtgccTTGCTTCATGTTCGATCTCTCATTTACGAAGGTAACCCTGTTATTTTTTGGACACATTGTCAAGAACAAATCCTCGACAGACCCCTCCTGGTGACACGAAGTGCCCACCAGCGGTGGTGACACAGTGGGGGGTTAGGGTTTGTAACCCTAACCATCGGTTGCCTTCTCTTTTATATGGGGCcaaacggggggggggggggggggggagcccgtATCGGCCATGGGCCAAAAGGCCAATTGGGCTCAGCCCAGGTTGCTTCGGCCCATGCGGCTTACAGTGGTTTCAGccattttaacaaaaaaaagtcctCATGCTATATGTTATTTACAGTACTGTGTGTATTTCAGTTATATGTTTTACAACCAAGCCCTCAGCTTAAATGAATATTGTACTGTACATAATTTACATCAAGTAAATATGCATTTCGGACCTTGTGTTATCTGGAATCTTGcaatgttcaatgtgtttgcttcatgcaatccctataacatgcaattATGTTTACGACCgctttaattttgcaattgagattCATTTTCTTGTAAGGTTATACATTAATTAACCTTAATTAAAACCAAAGTACTTTTATGCCCCAATGTGCTTAATTCAAGTAAAATTGaaatgcaaaatcaaattaagtgattacctcCATTTAATATTTACGgaacacaaggtaatagaatAATGACATCTACTGCATATTTGCAGATTATCCACCATTATTGTGAGATATACATTTTGTCACCTTGACTTAACTATTACCTTCAACAtgttcttccaaatattctacTTAGCATAACACAAAATAATAGGAATACAAGCATCTATTGACAAATGTTAGATTATGCCTCATACCACTGCGAGATCTACACTATATTTGGTGATTATTTTCAACATGTTAcctacataatttgaggtctatactatgtaattcaagtctcaacttgactttacaaaattTTGCTGTATTACAACAATACCATGATAATTTTTCATTTACCTACAGTAAATTGATCAAATTTATGGTCAAATTCATATAGGATACAGTGACCGGCCATGACTTTGATAAACTCGTGCTTGACGGTCACAATTATCTAACATGGGCAATGGACGTCAAGGTCAATCTTGAGTCCTGCAAAATAGTAGCAACACTTCAACCTCCACAAGAGGGAGATCCACCGCTACCAAATCAAGTTAAATATAGAGATTTATACATAATAAGGTATTATATCCATCCATATCTCAAATTTGAGTATCTACTAGAAGAAAATCCGAGCACTCTATGACTAGCTCTTAAAACCAAATATGAACAGCAGAAGGCAGTCATTCTGCCTAATGCAAGTCATGAACGGTCACATCTCTGACTCAAGGATTTTAAATCCGTCGAAgattacaatcatgttgttcatcaaaTATGTTCCAAGTTGTGTTTCTGCGAAAAAGATAATACCATGTTTATTTtgacttaatccatatattaATTCATGCTAAGAAGCACGATGAActccttctaaggaatcatcatcagTGTCTAAGCGGTGTtgctcctttacctgaagtacatGCTAGTGTCCATAACAAATTCGATGGCTCTCTTAGATGCcatccaaagaacttcaatggTAAACGCAAACTCAACAAGAGGCAGAAGCACTATGCACCAGATATAGGCATTTCTAGACCAAAACTTGAAAAATCTATTGTTTGTCATAAGTGTGGATGCTACAAGCACTCCATTAAGAATTGCCGCACCCCGAGACATTTAATTGATATGTATTTACAATCTATGGGACGTAGCTGACCTTCTCAAGGGCAAAGATtttgaagcacacttcaattcttcaaactgACTTCACCAAGGAAGCTAGTTGTTCACAATAAGTTCTACAGGAACCAAGTAATAACCAGACTCTTCTGCAACCAAAAGATCCCATGGGCATGGAAGATATGATTGTTAAATTTGCTTCACATGACATGTTTAGAGATCTTAACTAATCTCCCAATTCCTTAGATACCATATTATCTATATCCCATTAAATATTGTAACATAATATTGTATCAGCACTATGATACTACATAaagtttgtatgtattctatatatctgataattatttctatatatagatttctacgGGAGTCAATCCGATGGAAGAAGAAATATGCCTAATGGACATATGCACCACAATTCTATACTTAgggaaaccaaaatattttcaaactcttactaagagataagaaaatattttgacaatcgtTCAACatgatataattatttttttctctgattataccataattactctccctatGAGTATTCAAGTTGTAATCGATGATGCTTTATTATATCCCGATTCAATATgtaccttactaagttatagagatatccatcAGAATGATTTCTATAttgaaacccatgatgacaGCAAAAGAGGATTTTCTCCTCTTAATCTTAATCAACGGATATGGAAAACTTTCCTATATAGCATCaagattgtactatacatacatcaaatccGTACAATATAttgcgtacaaaataattttttctattttcatcaACATGTGTcgtatcattttctccttatattttctcattaggttttaaaagagttttaatagcatatcaatatatcaacatattattttctcGTCATATTTTCTCACaggattttagaggagttttccAACAAAAAGTTTACAACTAGAATAATTAATATTGTGTCTATTGAGAAGGGGTATCTCCTCAATATACAtatcattttatcatatatattcagtatatataaatatataaacacttcataaatcaatacAAAATTTTCACTCTCTATTTTTTACTTTCTATCTcctacacttttttttttctcctatcACTTTTCTACTACAATAGTTTGGTTGGCTCGTCTCCATTGTCCAATTGTACGGAAGGGAGGAATTTGTTGTAAAACCCTATCCTTAGGGTTTTCGTAGGCTTATATCGAAACTATCTCTATAAGTTTTTTCATCTATTTAAACGAAATAGGAGTACCCCTCAATGAATAAGAGATCAGTCCCACCTACGTTTGTTGCCTCTCGTGTGCTTCTTCTTGCTTATGTTGGGCGGGAACGGACGATCTTCTACTATCTTCTTCACGCTCCATCTGCTGTCAGGAGGAAAATCGGATCATGGGATCTGTGACGACTACTTTTACAACATAATTCACCATCTAGCAAAGTTGTTCTTCCTTTTGTCGACCAACACTAGCAAAGCGATCCGTGCTTTAGTCTGAACAGCTGGACGACTCAAATGACTCCAATTGCGTTGTTAACCAGTCTCACCACGGATTAACGAAGATCGGTGAGCCTCTTAAGACCATGTGAAACATGGATTGTCATCTCCGAGTACCTAATTCTTTGACTCTTCAATTGTGCGTTTGAAACCGCAGTCACCGTCAACATATCAGTCGCCGGGAACATTTGGCTAGCACTGGCGCCATAGCAATGGTGTTCAGAACTTCATATGCTATGAATCACCTTGGGAATTTATAGGAAATCCTGTGGATCCAAAATCCAAATCCATCTGCACATCAAACCTTGAGATTATAATCAGAAGAACCCAGGCAGCAGGTTGAGATCTCTCTCCAGAAACAATGGCTCCTATTACGACTAAGGAGTCTCCTAGCACGACCAACAGATGGACGCTGACCAGCAGATTTGCTCAAATATCAAAGCATATAATTCGAAGATAGAATTTCAGATCATAACTTTATCAATATACTACACAGCGAATCATGTAAGTTCTAGTTTTCTTACAACAGAGCTGCTGCATAACCATTTTTTGAGAGAGTAATTTATCTTTCGCGGGCAACTCAGCCTAGTGATCTTTCTGATACGCATCCAATAACGGATGAACAGATCAGCATTTCAATCCCCCTGACAAAGCCTAATCACTAGCGAGGATTCGTTTCTCCATCTTTTTGCTCATTCTCATAACGGGGTAACATGATGGCCCAAAATTGGAAACATAAATGAGTCTAGTAGAGACATCAGCGAGTGAATAGCGGAGGCCAAGCTGTGATAGATTCTTGATGTTATTAAGAACGGAGCATTTTCACTTTCGGCCCAGACTTCTTCATCTGCCGAGccctttccttttcctctttctttcGGAGTGCCTCAGCACTTAATTTGGCCTCTGCCTCCTCCAAAAGTTTCCTCTTTTCAGCCTTTTTCTTTTGCAGGGCCTCCTGCCTGGCACTCTGAAGTTCCCTGAAAGCCTCCTGGGCAGCCTTTGTTCTAGCTGCTTCAGTTTTCGAGCGAGCCTGCCAAATTAAGCATGGGCAGGAAACATTATACACTATAGCTGAAGATGATGGTAAGCTAAATGAAACGGACAGGGGATACTTACATGCGAGCTAAGCTTATAACGTCCAACCAAATCAATGTAGTATGGCACGAGAGCAACTAATCTTGTCATCTCAGAAATGTTATTTACATCAGGCAGTACAAACTTGAACGAGAGGACCTTCTTGTAGGAGCCTGCCAATTGGTCTGAAAAATGAAGCGAGATGAAATACTTTCCAATTTTCTCGAATGCTTTGTCACCAAGAACCTGAAGAAAAAGATTTTTTAGAAACACAATATTGGCACACTACATAAAAtacaagatgatgatgaaattGCCAGGTAATGGTTTATGAGGTTTGAAAAGTAAAAACTGATGTTAGGCTTATCTTATCAGCTATAGCTTGTTGGCTTGAAGTAAGCAAACACAGTAACAAACTAGGTCAGCTTACGAGAAATCCCAAGCTAAGCTAAGTCGGGCTTTGCCAAATCCAAATCCTCTATCAAATCTTCTCATTGACAGCCTACCAGTAAATGACATGTAACTGTATCATATCATAGCATTAAAAACTGCAGAACTATTACGATCATTAAAACCTGAAGCTGCCTCAATCATGGAAAATCTCTAGCATGAACAAACTAGACTATGGCATTAAATGTTCCTAACATTCTTTCCCAGTTCAAATGAGGCTTTCATATACGTCCAAAAGGTGGCAAAGAAAAAATATCAAAGAGAAATGTACCATAAGCAAAATGTTGCTTGGAATGAAAATATTCAAGTGAAATTGGCATgttcaaaagaaataaaagctaACTAAAATCTACCAACATGATACTGTAAATCTGCAATTATACAATTACTAATGTAAAATACGCTAATCCTTTGCACTACTTGATAAATCCCATCAGATACTATAAACAAAATGCATGATTCTACCATGATTCACATGAATCCAATGATACCGATTCTCCCTATAGCAAGAAGCTAGGCTCAATTTGCAAAGTGTCAATTTCTACACTTCAGCCAAATTTCAAAGGCAGCGTTTAATAGCATAGTTCAAGTGTAATGCTTTCtcaaattagaaaattttgatatTTCTCCTTTCGGGATGTATTCTTTACAATTCAACAGCTTTACTAGTTCCATTTTGAAATAGATTTGCCTATATTTTCTTTCATTAAAAACCGAAGTCAGCGGCACATCTCAATACAAGTATCTAACATAACCATCTCGTCCCAAGGAAACAGTTACTGAAGTGAATCTACAAAGTCAAAACTGTGAATGAAAATAAGAAAGTTAAACCCTCACCTGATCCAGCACTGCCTCAGTGATCATATCACCAGCAACCTCCTTTGACTCAGCCACCACAGAGAGCTCATCCGCAACCCACTTCCTCCCAGGGGGTGCCGAAGTGAGGACTCCTGCAAACCTTTGCAGATCCCTCTCCTCCTTCTGCATCATTTTGGCTGCCTTCTTCCTGGCCACGGCCACCACCACGTGGTCCATGGCGTCTTCGTTCATCACCACCTCGAATGTGATTGTGTCCTTCCTGGGGAGCACGAGCTCCACGAGCTTGGACAGCAGGTCGTGCCGCGCGCGCATCTCCATGGTGGCGAGCATCCCCTGGCAGAAGCGCCTCCCGCTGGCATAGAACTTGAACACGTCCTGGCCCTCCTTGAGCAGGAGCGGCGTGTCCTTGCCGTCGCCGGTGCCGAGCAGGCTGAAGTTCTTGTCGAAGATGGAGTCCCTGGTGGCGAACTTGGTGGCCCAGGCGAGCGCGATCGCCTCGTTCTGCCGCTTCCCCGTGAAGTAGTTGAGCACGAAGCAGATCAGGAAGCTGACGCAGGCGATCTCGACGGAGAACGCGCGGAGGAGCTCCGCGGGCCGCCTCTTCGGGCCCggcgccgcctcggccgccgcctccgtggAGGGATCTGACGGGGCGGCCTCTGCCGGCGCCGAGGTCTCGTCAGAGGAAACCGCTTCCGGCACGGGGATGCCCTCGAACTCGTCCTCGTCCCAGAGATCGAGCGCGGGGGTGGGGTTCGGAGGCGCGGACGTGGCGGGGCTAGGGTTCGGTGTGGATGTCGTCGTGATGGGAGGAGACGGGGcggaggtggagagggagatgggcggaggcggcgggaggTCATCGAGCCCCTCCTCGTCATCGTCGGCGTCGAGgccggcggcggccgaggggaggtCGTCGGAGTCGAAGCCCTCGAAGTTGGCtgcgagggagagggagaggtggaAGGTGAGGAGCAGTAGCAGGAAGACGGCTGCTCGCGGCGGCCGGATCCAGCTCGGCGCCGccatggctgaggaggtggaagGGGAAGACGAAGGGGATATTATTAATTAGCGCGGCGGTGCGGGGAAGGTGAGAGATAAAGGTTGGAGCCGTGTGAGTTTGCGACGGTGGAAGTGGTTGATGTTGGATTTGGATCGGatctgagattttttttttaggtgTAGCATTACTCAATTACGTTAAATGACAATTCCATTTGTATTGTGTTTGGATGATAGACTGAATTGCCTTTTTCTGTTCGGAATTGGCGAATTGCTATATATAATGCAAATGGTTTTCTAGGTTCTTTTCaaaaaggagggagaggaagtCATATCAAAGCCTCCTAAGGGATTTGGACGAGAATCACTTTGCAAAAcgattttcattatttttagtGTTATAACGGTTTTTGTCATAAAAGAATTTTTAAGGTCATTCTCTCTAGACAGGaatctctcttcttcttttttacgAATCCATTCGAAAGaaagttgttgaagatgagaaaaaataaaaataataagaatgagaaaagaaattaagaagagaacgaaatgaaagtAATATGATTATGGATGGTTTTAATTTTATACCTTTACATATACGACGAGGCTTGTTGTTTTGATCAACTTTCTAGCGAACTCCTTCatgcttcatctccaagttcCTGACGATTCCTGCAATTTGGGATCTGTCTTTAGATTGAGTTCACTGGATCCTATACAACTAAAGGAAGCGACTGAAAACAACGGTAATCATTAGAGACACGAAGAAGGCAATGTGAGGGACTGAAGGCAAGAAGGCCACCATAGAGACTTGGGTTGATGTCACAGATGGCGCGTGAAGTAGAGGTTGGCAGCGTCAAATTCAAGAAATATTTGAATCCACTCCAAACTCGAGGAACACGTGTCTCAAAAATATCTAAAGCTATTGCACTCCTAGCTGTACCCAAGGTGAAAAATAATAAACGTAGAAATACGATAAGGGCAATATATATTACTTAAGTAGGTAGTAAGATAGACGAGTTCCGCATAAAGTATAATTTTGTTGTTAAAATTCACACAATGCTTAAGGACTAGATGATGTAGTAAGTCGGACCCCGCAActcaataaaaaatatcagcCACCCAACAACCGAACCCCACCTCACACCCTCTCGTTCCTCTCCCTGCATCACCGTTCTCCGGTTCTTCGCCCCACATCGACAAGATGACGACACTATCCTCCACTGGGTGGGGCTCGTTGacctctccttcttctccttcgcCCAACCGAGCCCCTCAACGACCAAATTGAGCAAGCCTTGTCGACTTCGCCATGGTCGCCTCTGGAGATATGCTCATCGATCCTCTCGTTCTCCCCTCGGTCAGGTGATTTCTCATCCAGCTTGTGTCACCTCGACTACCTCTTAGTGGTGTAAGTGGTGGCGACATCAGCGAGAAAGGGGAGGATCCTAGGGGCGACCGCTTCTCTAACCTTGCGTGGCTCCTCGCAACGGCGATGACTCTCCCCGAGGTTGCCCTAGCCCTCTACAAGGTCGCGGTGATCACAACGTTCATAGTCCAAGTAGTGACACATCACTCGAAGGATGACAACAACGGATCTACATCGCCGAACGTGGACCTCACCTAGTTGGGGTGCCGTCACTCACCTTCCTCTTAGTGATGCGATGTGGAGGTGAGGGGCTCCGTGTTGGCGTGTTCACTGTCGAGTCCCTGCCATCGAGCCTATGGCAACGGTGGATCTAGTGGCAGCGGCCATCAAACTCGT
This genomic interval carries:
- the LOC133884714 gene encoding uncharacterized protein At5g49945-like; translation: MAAPSWIRPPRAAVFLLLLLTFHLSLSLAANFEGFDSDDLPSAAAGLDADDDEEGLDDLPPPPPISLSTSAPSPPITTTSTPNPSPATSAPPNPTPALDLWDEDEFEGIPVPEAVSSDETSAPAEAAPSDPSTEAAAEAAPGPKRRPAELLRAFSVEIACVSFLICFVLNYFTGKRQNEAIALAWATKFATRDSIFDKNFSLLGTGDGKDTPLLLKEGQDVFKFYASGRRFCQGMLATMEMRARHDLLSKLVELVLPRKDTITFEVVMNEDAMDHVVVAVARKKAAKMMQKEERDLQRFAGVLTSAPPGRKWVADELSVVAESKEVAGDMITEAVLDQVLGDKAFEKIGKYFISLHFSDQLAGSYKKVLSFKFVLPDVNNISEMTRLVALVPYYIDLVGRYKLSSHARSKTEAARTKAAQEAFRELQSARQEALQKKKAEKRKLLEEAEAKLSAEALRKKEEKERARQMKKSGPKVKMLRS